Proteins encoded within one genomic window of Bacteroidales bacterium:
- the gap gene encoding type I glyceraldehyde-3-phosphate dehydrogenase — MAKIKIGINGFGRIGRLVFRVAVNRPNIEVVGINDLIDVDYMAYMLRYDTVHGQFKGTIDIKDGKLVVNGHPIRVTAEADPANLKWNEVGAEYVVESTGLFLTKEKAEAHIKAGAKRVIMSAPSKDDTPMFVYGVNHKKYTKDLAIISNASCTTNCLAPIAKVLHDNFGIVEGLMTTVHATTATQKTVDGPSKKDWRGGRAAAANIIPSSTGAAKAVTKVIPELKGKLTGMAFRVPTVNVSVVDLTCRLEKATTYDEIKAAMKAASEGELKGVLGYTEDAVVSSDFIGDPRTSIFDAEAGIMLNPNFVKVVSWYDNEWGYSSKVVDMIEYMDTVK; from the coding sequence ATGGCTAAGATTAAAATTGGAATTAACGGTTTCGGGCGCATTGGCCGCCTCGTTTTCCGTGTTGCTGTGAATCGTCCTAATATTGAAGTCGTTGGAATTAACGACCTGATTGATGTGGATTACATGGCTTACATGCTCCGGTATGACACAGTTCATGGTCAGTTCAAAGGAACGATCGACATCAAGGATGGCAAGCTGGTGGTTAACGGACATCCCATACGTGTTACCGCTGAAGCAGATCCTGCCAATCTGAAATGGAATGAAGTTGGTGCCGAATATGTGGTCGAATCAACGGGGTTGTTCCTGACCAAAGAAAAGGCAGAAGCTCACATCAAGGCTGGTGCAAAAAGGGTTATTATGTCAGCACCTTCCAAAGATGACACCCCCATGTTTGTTTACGGTGTGAACCACAAGAAATACACCAAGGATCTTGCCATTATTTCAAATGCATCCTGCACCACCAACTGTCTTGCCCCGATTGCCAAGGTACTGCATGATAATTTCGGCATTGTGGAAGGGCTTATGACCACAGTACATGCCACTACAGCCACGCAGAAGACTGTTGATGGTCCTTCCAAGAAAGACTGGAGAGGTGGACGTGCTGCTGCCGCCAATATTATTCCCTCCTCAACAGGTGCAGCAAAAGCTGTTACCAAAGTTATTCCCGAACTGAAAGGAAAACTTACCGGTATGGCTTTCCGTGTTCCTACCGTCAATGTTTCTGTGGTTGACCTTACCTGTCGGCTTGAAAAAGCTACCACCTATGATGAAATCAAGGCTGCCATGAAAGCTGCCTCTGAAGGTGAACTGAAAGGTGTTCTCGGTTATACCGAAGATGCTGTTGTTTCTTCCGACTTCATCGGCGATCCAAGGACCTCCATCTTTGATGCAGAAGCCGGGATCATGCTGAACCCCAATTTTGTCAAAGTTGTATCCTGGTATGACAACGAATGGGGTTACTCATCCAAAGTCGTTGACATGATTGAATACATGGATACAGTGAAGTAA